A window of Saccopteryx leptura isolate mSacLep1 chromosome 5, mSacLep1_pri_phased_curated, whole genome shotgun sequence contains these coding sequences:
- the LOC136405169 gene encoding tyrosine-protein phosphatase non-receptor type substrate 1-like isoform X2, whose amino-acid sequence MEPAGPAPGRLGPLLCLLIAAFCTWAGGASQELRVIQPEESVSVAAGETATLRCTVSSIYPIGPVQWFRGTGTGRELVYSFKAGGHFPRVTTVGDTTKRNNTDFSIRISDITTADTGVYYCVKFRRQSPGDVEIASGTGTQLTVSAKPSLPVVAGPTERATPGQTVNFTCKSHGFSPRHIVLKWFKNGNELRASQTSVDPEGDSTSYSISSTARVQLTRGDIRSQVICEVAHGTLKGDTSLRGTANLSETLRVPPTLEVAQHPAPENRVNVTCQVKNFYPGHLQLTWLENGNTSRMEMGSTRVENKDGTFTRKSWLLVDSSARREEVTLTCLVQHEGQPAVTKNLTVEATAQQKGQGTAAPSGNSSDTRRSIFIVVGVVCALLVALLMAALYLLRMRQKKAKGSTSSTRLHEPEKNAREVTQIQDNNDITYADLNLPKRKKSAARAAESNNHTEYASIQSVRPPAPEDTLTYADLDMVHLNRAPKQPAPKPEPSHSEYASVQVPRK is encoded by the exons GAGGGGCCAGTCAGGAGCTGAGGGTGATTCAGCCTGAGGAGTCTGTGTCTGTCGCAGCAGGAGAGACTGCCACTCTGAGATGCACCGTGAGCTCCATTTACCCCATTGGGCCTGTACAATGGTTcagggggacagggacaggccGAGAGTTAGTCTACAGTTTCAAAGCAGGAGGCCACTTCCCCCGAGTAACAACAGTTGGAGACACCACGAAGAGAAACAACACGGACTTCTCCATCCGCATCAGTGACATCACCACCGCCGACACGGGCGTCTACTACTGCGTGAAGTTCCGGAGACAAAGCCCTGGTGACGTGGAGATCGCGTCGGGCACAGGCACTCAGCTCACTGTGAGCG CCAAACCCTCTCTCCCCGTGGTAGCGGGCCCCACGGAGAGGGCCACGCCGGGGCAGACCGTGAACTTCACCTGCAAGTCCCACGGCTTCTCCCCCAGACACATCGTCCTGAAATGGTTCAAAAACGGGAATGAGCTCCGAGCCTCCCAGACCAGCGTGGACCCCGAGGGAGACAGCACCTCCTACAGCATCTCCAGCACAGCCAGGGTGCAGCTGACCCGGGGGGATATCCGCTCCCAGGTCATCTGTGAGGTGGCCCACGGCACCCTAAAGGGAGACACTTCTCTCCGTGGGACTGCCAACCTGTCTGAGACCCTCCGAG TTCCGCCCACCTTGGAGGTTGCCCAGCACCCTGCGCCAGAGAACCGGGTGAACGTCACCTGCCAGGTGAAGAACTTCTACCCCGGGCACCTGCAGCTGACCTGGTTGGAGAACGGAAACACGTCCCGCATGGAAATGGGCTCGACCCGCGTAGAGAACAAGGACGGGACCTTCACCCGGAAGAGCTGGCTCCTGGTGGACTCGTCTGCCCGCAGGGAGGAGGTGACGCTCACCTGTCTGGTGCAGCATGAAGGGCAGCCGGCGGTCACCAAAAACCTGACCGTGGAGGCCACTGCTCAGCAGAAGGGACAGGGCACCGCGGCACCCTCTG GTAATTCGAGTGATACTAGACGTAGTATCTTTATTGTGGTGGGCGTGGTGTGTGCCTTGCTGGTGGCCCTGCTGATGGCCGCCCTCTATCTCCTGCGAATGCGACAGAAGAAAG cCAAGGGCTCCACGTCTTCCACAAG gTTGCACGAGCCCGAGAAGAACGCCAGAGAAGTAACCCAG ATCCAGGACAACAACGACATCACGTACGCAGACCTGAACCTGCCCAAGAGGAAGAAGTCGGCCGCCCGGGCCGCGGAGTCCAACAACCACACGGAGTACGCCAGCATTCAGTCCGTCCGGCCGCCGGCGCCCGAGGACACCCTGACCTACGCCGACCTGGACATGGTCCACCTGAACCGGGCCCCCAAACAGCCGGCCCCCAAGCCCGAGCCGTCCCACTCGGAGTATGCCAGCGTCCAGGTCCCGCGGAAGTGA
- the LOC136405169 gene encoding tyrosine-protein phosphatase non-receptor type substrate 1-like isoform X1 — protein sequence MEPAGPAPGRLGPLLCLLIAAFCTWAGGASQELRVIQPEESVSVAAGETATLRCTVSSIYPIGPVQWFRGTGTGRELVYSFKAGGHFPRVTTVGDTTKRNNTDFSIRISDITTADTGVYYCVKFRRQSPGDVEIASGTGTQLTVSAKPSLPVVAGPTERATPGQTVNFTCKSHGFSPRHIVLKWFKNGNELRASQTSVDPEGDSTSYSISSTARVQLTRGDIRSQVICEVAHGTLKGDTSLRGTANLSETLRVPPTLEVAQHPAPENRVNVTCQVKNFYPGHLQLTWLENGNTSRMEMGSTRVENKDGTFTRKSWLLVDSSARREEVTLTCLVQHEGQPAVTKNLTVEATAQQKGQGTAAPSGNSSDTRRSIFIVVGVVCALLVALLMAALYLLRMRQKKAKGSTSSTRLHEPEKNAREVTQVQSLIQDNNDITYADLNLPKRKKSAARAAESNNHTEYASIQSVRPPAPEDTLTYADLDMVHLNRAPKQPAPKPEPSHSEYASVQVPRK from the exons GAGGGGCCAGTCAGGAGCTGAGGGTGATTCAGCCTGAGGAGTCTGTGTCTGTCGCAGCAGGAGAGACTGCCACTCTGAGATGCACCGTGAGCTCCATTTACCCCATTGGGCCTGTACAATGGTTcagggggacagggacaggccGAGAGTTAGTCTACAGTTTCAAAGCAGGAGGCCACTTCCCCCGAGTAACAACAGTTGGAGACACCACGAAGAGAAACAACACGGACTTCTCCATCCGCATCAGTGACATCACCACCGCCGACACGGGCGTCTACTACTGCGTGAAGTTCCGGAGACAAAGCCCTGGTGACGTGGAGATCGCGTCGGGCACAGGCACTCAGCTCACTGTGAGCG CCAAACCCTCTCTCCCCGTGGTAGCGGGCCCCACGGAGAGGGCCACGCCGGGGCAGACCGTGAACTTCACCTGCAAGTCCCACGGCTTCTCCCCCAGACACATCGTCCTGAAATGGTTCAAAAACGGGAATGAGCTCCGAGCCTCCCAGACCAGCGTGGACCCCGAGGGAGACAGCACCTCCTACAGCATCTCCAGCACAGCCAGGGTGCAGCTGACCCGGGGGGATATCCGCTCCCAGGTCATCTGTGAGGTGGCCCACGGCACCCTAAAGGGAGACACTTCTCTCCGTGGGACTGCCAACCTGTCTGAGACCCTCCGAG TTCCGCCCACCTTGGAGGTTGCCCAGCACCCTGCGCCAGAGAACCGGGTGAACGTCACCTGCCAGGTGAAGAACTTCTACCCCGGGCACCTGCAGCTGACCTGGTTGGAGAACGGAAACACGTCCCGCATGGAAATGGGCTCGACCCGCGTAGAGAACAAGGACGGGACCTTCACCCGGAAGAGCTGGCTCCTGGTGGACTCGTCTGCCCGCAGGGAGGAGGTGACGCTCACCTGTCTGGTGCAGCATGAAGGGCAGCCGGCGGTCACCAAAAACCTGACCGTGGAGGCCACTGCTCAGCAGAAGGGACAGGGCACCGCGGCACCCTCTG GTAATTCGAGTGATACTAGACGTAGTATCTTTATTGTGGTGGGCGTGGTGTGTGCCTTGCTGGTGGCCCTGCTGATGGCCGCCCTCTATCTCCTGCGAATGCGACAGAAGAAAG cCAAGGGCTCCACGTCTTCCACAAG gTTGCACGAGCCCGAGAAGAACGCCAGAGAAGTAACCCAGGTACAGTCCTTG ATCCAGGACAACAACGACATCACGTACGCAGACCTGAACCTGCCCAAGAGGAAGAAGTCGGCCGCCCGGGCCGCGGAGTCCAACAACCACACGGAGTACGCCAGCATTCAGTCCGTCCGGCCGCCGGCGCCCGAGGACACCCTGACCTACGCCGACCTGGACATGGTCCACCTGAACCGGGCCCCCAAACAGCCGGCCCCCAAGCCCGAGCCGTCCCACTCGGAGTATGCCAGCGTCCAGGTCCCGCGGAAGTGA